GGACTTGCCGGCAACTCCGGTTCTACAAGCACGCGGTTTCTCTGACGACTGCGGTGACAGGCGTATCCGGACGGTCGGAAACGGAGTCCTCGAGTGTGCTGTCGTCTGGGGGGCTGAACGTTTTCAGATATCTCGCCGGAGGGTCCTCGGCAGTCCGCGGCGCTGCTGCCGCCCCGCAGCGCCCGACCGTGAACTCCGAGGTGGCGATGTCGGCGCGCCTGCTCGACAACCGAGAAGAGATGCAGCGAGGCTGAACCGCGCTCCGCCCCGCGACCCGCTGCAGGGGTAAAGAGGGGGGACGGCTGggacgggaagacgaggagacagaggcttGGGAGGTTCCTAGCTGCAGCAATGGGGGCAGAAACAGGCAAGCAGAAATACAGATGCAGGTGTCGTGAAGtcggaggagagaaagaggcgaaacaggcTGTAGCGcggggcgggagagaaggcacacacacacacacacggcacAGGAAAAAGGTGGTGGCTTTGTGGAGCGGCCCTTGCTGGCGACCGGTTCCTTAGGGTTTTCTCTGTGAGGCCTGCGGATTAGTGACTAGTTCActccacagagaaaagaggtgTTTCCGTGTGCAGCCCCTTTCAGCTTCTACCGACTGCCCGAAACTCCCGGCGGCCGATGGACACCAGGGGGCCATgacagaggggaaggcggACCGGTGCCGCGCTGGCGCCGCGCACGTATCATGTGGAAGCGTCTTTGAGAAGGACGCCGAGCTGGAAAGTGTTGAAGGTGACTTTCGTTTCCCCATTGTATGGATAAAACGAGTCGCAGTTTTTTTACAGGTAGAACGACGTGCTCtgcgacgaaggagaggccTGCGCTTGTCCCTGTGATCGCCTCCAAGAAGAGGGGATCTGCGGGGCTTTTAGTGTTGCGCTGTTTGAAAGCGGCGACTGTCTCAGAGAGGCACCAGAGATTTCCACGGTTCGGTTTTTCCGTCTCGGCCTTTCTGTCAATCTCAAACTGGGCTACGCCGCGCGGCCATCCACTCTACACGTGCGGCGGAATGGGCTGTGTGGGAGTCCTGGGAGATTGGCGTGTGCTGCGTGCGTCTTCGACGTACAATCTTCTTATCCTCGCGCCGGCTCTTAAACAACCCTTGCAAGGACATTTTTTGTGTGCTCTGCATCAGCGCGTTTCCTGAAGGAGCCGGTGCTGCCTGCCTGATAGGTCGGGGAAACACTTTTCTTTACTCGGGCCCAGAACTGTGAcggccttttcctcctgcgCAGGCGTTGTGTCGTTTTTCGGACACACCAGCCAACTCTGGAACGTCCAGCCGACTTTTTCTACGGGCGAGCACATTTGTATGTTTATCATTCCCGGGCGGAGGCCGCCTCTACAGCATCTTTTTCTGGGGTGGGCCGCATCCTCGTATacacacaaaaagagaggcgagccgtGCAGCCCTCTTTTGCCTGGAAGTTTCGTAGGATTCGTTCTGTGTCGGTGCGGAAaggacgcgaaaaacgccGAGGCGCCCCCGTCGGGGTTCGAGTCTCCCTGAACAGCTGTGCGCTTCCGTCCGCTGCTCCGCGTGAAATGTTCCAGTTCTCTCTACCAAGTATGGGAGGTCTGGAGGCGCACCCAGCAGGAGCTTGCGGCGACTGACCACCCCGCATCGATTGTGCAGGCAGCGctgccgcatgcgcgcgcttcacaaggacaggagagaggagtggCAGGGAAACCCCCTCTGTGCCCGGAGTGTTTGGGGGGATCGGCTTTGTAGCGCAACTGAGTGATGGACCTcgttgccttttccccctctccaGGCGTTCTTTAATACGGTTTCTCTCGTGCAGTGTGGCTCTTTTTTAAAACCGGCGAAAGCGTTCCTGTGGAATGCCAGTCTCTCCTGACTTTTTCAGGGGAGACCCAGCTGACGACGTGTACCCGGCTTTGAACAGTAGTGGACCAGGGAGATGCGAGGGAAGTCTGCGTGTCTGGGAGCTCGTGTTTGTTTTCAGTTGGCTTTCCCGCCGTGGGAGGATTGCATGCAGGACTGCGTGCACTGTTGACTAGGGAGGTTCTATCGTTTTTAGCGTATCTTTTTGACTTTCTGACCAGGGACCAGAGTTCCGCGCGGTCCCCCATGCGTGTCCATCGGCGCAACCACCTTACAAAAAGAAATGCCTGCTGTGCAGGGCGGTTTTCAGTTATCGCGCGCACCTTTCTCCCAGCCGAGAAGGCACAGGCAAAGCTTTTTCGAACGGAGATATGTCGGGGCTCAGTCGACCCCCCCGTTAACGAAGCAGCCTCAGTTCCAGTTGTTTACACGCGAAAACAGACAGCAGCTTGCCACCTGGTGTGGCGTCGCCCACTTCCCCGTAAAGAAGCTAGTTAAGGGTCCCTTTCCGACGCAATAGACGTTTCATTTATCCGGTTCCAGTTCCCGAGGGGTGCCGAGTTCCGCGCGTTTCTCAGCCACTGAAGGCCTGTCGGCTGCGCGCGCCACTCGGCCCCGTTCTTGGGTTCCACTCCTCTACCGCTCGGACAGCTCCAGAATTGTCCACTGAAGCTCCGGAGACCGAGGCAGTCTGACGTCCACCGGGAAGTCGAAAcccgcgccgccctccgcGCACAAAACCGCTGAGAGGCACATCACAGTCGAGAGCGCGCCGGTGTGGGGGCAACAGAGAGGAATGCAAGCTCTCGAAGACGCggtcgagagaagagaggacgccgCAAAGGAAGTGACACACGAAAAACCTACACGTGTGAAGGACTGTTCAGTCGCCGCGGTGTCGCGGGCACTCGCTCTGCCCAGTGCAACAGAGACGCTTTTGACGATACACGGGCTTCCCAGGCCGAGCATGCAGCTAGGCTCCCCCTGACTTGCGTGTGGCGCCAACGGAAGAGGCTGTAACTCACACCCCGGTCGCACACGCCAGTTGGCACAGACGACAGCTAGACGGGTTTTGCATGCGGCGCGAGAGGGTGCGCGGTTCTTTTGCTCTGCAGCGTTTTCGTCAGAGGACCCGAAGAAAGACTTGGCCATTTCCAGTGCTTGCCATCCGACAAATACCCAAACAGCAGGTGTTCACATGCGCAGCATTTGCCACGCTTTGCTCCTGATATATTGCCACGTGGCGTCCGTCAGGCGGCGACCTACCATCACGTCCTGCgctcgcgcatgcaacagatgcgtcggcgaggaaggtGCCCTGAGAATAATGCCGGCTCGAATTTGTTATCGCGAGGTAGCCGCCTGGCGCCGTGACTCGCGCAACTGTCTCCACCAGCTGCCGCAGGGAGGCCCTCGCGCCAGGCACGTCGCTCTTGCGCCACGCGAGGTTCGGCAGGTCCAGAATGACAACGTCAAAGTAGCAGGGATCTGCAGCATCACGAACGGCCAAAACAAGTGTCAGCAAAACGCCAAGTCCTCACCGCGCCTGCgcacggagaggcgagaacgcccCGCACGCAGAGTTCCGTTGGAATTCGAGCACAGCCTGTCTTGTGTATAGCTCAGGTGGATAAATTAGGCAGCTCATAAAGGAGGCTTCCGATTCCTCCCGAGCTGGGACTTCATGCGGAGCCTCTTGTGACGATGTGCCCCAACTGTCGAAGGCATGCCGCTAGGCTTTCTCGTGTAAAAGAGTCATTTCATCGCGATCTTGAGGTGCACGGCCACAACGCGTGCGCGAACCATGCACACAGAACGCATCTTCGCTCCCAGCGGGAGCTCgcaaaaaaaacacgcgagaggTCTTGCTGCAGATGCTGTTGCCTCTCATGATCTCCCGGGATGATCTGTCCGATTCCAAGTACCCTCCACCTCGTGATACATGCAGTTGCCGGTGGGACAGAGAAAATGCAGGAGAGGTATTACGGCCCTCGCTCTTTTACCGACCGATGCTTATCACTACCATAGGCGCTCATCAAAACGGCAGCACTACAGCGTGAAGTTAcacctttttttcgcgcagACCCAGAAATGTCGCCTCCACCAGTATTCTACGTAAATATTTGCCACCGTGGGAGGACCGACGCAAGATACACATAGGCTGATGCATGCGTCACTTCGTGTGCGCCACAGCAGCACAGTCCACCTGTGATCCGAACCACAGTCGAACACGCAACCATCCAGTTGCTACGTAGAGGCTGAAACGAAAATGGCCTATACGTCGTAAAGACAtaagtatatgtatatatatatatatatgtatatatatatatatatatatatatttatataaaTGTAACGGGCATCGCATCCTGATCAGTTGACTCGGTGCAACGGCATAGGGTGTGCTGCATTCTGACTAGAGACAACGGGAGCATTCGGTTACAAACGTCACGGCCCTGGACAGCAGGAAAGACATAAAATATATTCGACAGGCCGACGGTCGACGGCTCGGTCGGCTGCTGCCTTTCTTACCCCCATCGCTCACAAGCCGAGATGCGTAGTTCTTTAGCCAAGTATCCACGTCTTCCTGCTGAACCTCGAGCCTGGCGCTGGTGATTCCATTAAGATTCATCCCCTTGAGGGCTAGCATTGCTGACTGTTCATTGTTGTCCACAACAACGCAACGATCCGCCTTCCCCAGGTGAACGCAAGTGATGCCGCACGCTGCAGTTCActcaaggaagagaaaagctcCAAGCATCGTGAGGTGACCACCCTCCTGAGGACGTTTTGCTCCTCTCAGCACAGCAGTCAAGGCAGACGTGGGGAACACAAGTCGTAGCTAGGAAAGTTAGCACAAGCGCGGCAGGGGAGACAAACAGTTCGGCGAAACCCGAGTCTGCTGACGCCGCATTGCTCCAGTCCTAGCTCACTGCTttgaaagagagacgacgcaccTGCAGAGTGTCCAGAGAGGTCGAGAACCCGTTTGCCTGCGCTGAGCAGGGCGACCTGCCGCCGAAACTCTCTGCGATCGAAGCGCCACCCTGAGAAATCGTCAAAGGCAGTCCATCTACAAAAtgctgcagaaaaaagggtgCGAGCGACACTGGTCCATAGGAGACGAAATATGCACGTCCTCCTTTGCAGGGGAGGCAGCCAAACCCACGCGATACCCCGAGACGGTACATACACCACAAAACGAATAGAGCGTGAGCGGCAGCTCGGTCACAGGCTCGGCTCAGGCCTCGGAAAGTCCCCCCGACGGTCTTCACCGTGGTCATTTCACTTCTCTGGGGCAAAGCATCAGCTGCTGAAGTAAAGCACAGACCGTAGAGAAGTTGTGGTCTAGGCAAGCGAAATCGTCGTAGGAAGACCAAGTGCGTACGGGGCGGGGCTCCGTACCATGCCAGGCACTGCCTGCGCAGAGCCCCCACGGGTTTCTTGTTGAGCGCAATGTCTCTGGGGATTTTCCACTGCGCGCGCTGAAGTTTCTTCCAACACTTGCCTGTCTCGGGCTGCGCCCGTAGATCAACAGCAAACGCGCATCCATTTTCCGCGAGGACGACGTGACTAGGGATAACACCTGGGAcggaaagacaaaaagaaacAAGAGCCATACCTCAACAAGAGAGactccttcccgtctcctgaCATGCCCACTGTTGTTTCTCAAATGACCGGTTCGCGCGCAGTGTCCGATCGGCCGCAGTTCCCCGCACGAACTGGTCCAGGGCAGCGCAACGCTGTGCCCTATGCATGCACTCAGTCCGGCGGAATCGCTGGCCGAGAAAGGCCAGTCACGGCAAGGCAGCTGTGTTGCTGTGAGGCAACTGACTGCACTGGAGAGTGTGCTTCCGCACCGGAAGAACGAACGCACCCCCGTCGCACCCCGATTGCCGAGACTCCCTGATTCAGGTGAACGCGACTGTCGAAGGCTTACCCTCGGCGACTACAGGCTCCGATCTCCAGGCTGCAAACGACCTGTCAGTGTCTCCGGCACCTTCGGCATGAGGGAACTCGAGAGCCCGGTCCGGTCGGTCTCGACGAACGAGGATGCCGCCCAGGCTAAGGAGACTGCGTAGCGCGGCGGTCGCCAGCGGCATGAGACTGTCCATGCCTGAGCAAACCAGCAGGCATCTTGGAAGAGCCGCTTGCAGGGAACGGCACTGCACAGCTCCCCTGCGGCTCAGAACATCCGCCAAGTGCGGGGTACGTGTTGAGGATGTTTTGCTGGACACGAGATCAGCGCATAGTGCGACTCAAGCGCTAGCGATTGTCGGCAACGGCTCGCTAGAAACGGTGACAGACAGGCGATGCTGAATCAAGTGCAGAttctcctccttccttgACAGGCAAAACCGCAGAACTCACCTCTGGTGAGGGAttggatgcatgcatattcTCCGTAGAGGTCTACAACGAGACCCGGCAGCCCATCACCTTCTCCGTTCACCAGGCGGAAAAACATGTCCCGGACCTCTGTCGCCTTGTCGCCTCCGTGGAACTCGCTCCGGCACACGTCCACCGTGTCTCGTTGACTGTGCCCATGCATGCTCCAGGAAAAAGATCGAGAGAAGGACATCCGACTCTGGAGAGCAGTACGAAACCTGCTGAGAAAGAAGTTGTGGTCTATGAGCTCGTCTGCGTCctcggagagaaagcgggcACTAATCAAAGCGTGGCGGTTATAGTAAGCAACCCCGTAGGAAACACCTCTTTCGTCTTGCACACGGACGAGGGCCGTCTCTGTTGTGGACGCGCTGCTGCCTGGTTCGTCTCCAGCCCCAGGAGCCGAGGAGGGTGCGGCGCTTCCTTGAGACGACCCGCATGTTTGGCTAGCCTTCTCCGCCGGATCGCGAAGGGAACAGGAAAGCACTTGATTACTGAAAATCCACGGGCCACATGCCCGAGCACCTGTGACGGCGTTTCCCGTGCCCGCAGGGGTCTTCAGGACCAAAACGCCGCGAGGTTCCAGGGCGCCTAAAGAGGCAAAAAACAGCGGAAAGAGCGCATGGAGAGAGCCCGACACTGGCACAAGTGAAGAGCGGCGTTGGGTTCGCAATAGACGTCCACGCCCAACCGCTAGGCTCACAGAGCAGGTCTCACCGCAGGGACATTTCGCCGTGTTGCACTTGACGCGGAAACAAAAAGGGGACTCTACTCGGCTGCTGGCATCGGCACCGGCTTCACATCGTGAGTACAGGTTACGCACGAAAAGAAACTCTAGGCGTATCCGTATGCTCTACGTTATCTGTCGGCCGGCTGTGTCGCGGCTGTTTACCTCGCGGGGCGGAGCTCTTCTTTCCACCGTCGCCCTTCACCCCTCCGACGCGCTCCGTCCTTCCGTCCGTAGCCGACGATGGCTTTCTCGTCAGATCGGTCGGCGGGGATCGAGGCGATGAAGACATGCATCGCGAGATCGAAGTGTTTCTCagtcctcgtcctctcgccacGCCAGCGGGCAGTCTTGAGAACGTCGATCCAGGGCAAGTCCAGCGGAAAAGGTTGGGCAATCCGTAGCAAGGAACAGACAGCCCGGCCTCAGTGTCttgccgtttctcttccgagTACGGCGCATCGAGTCCAGTAGGAAACGCGCAGATCTGGAACTGCAGTCGTGCGCACTTCGTCGACAAT
This sequence is a window from Neospora caninum Liverpool complete genome, chromosome V. Protein-coding genes within it:
- a CDS encoding Ribosomal RNA large subunit methyltransferase I, related encodes the protein MSSSPRSPPTDLTRKPSSATDGRTERVGGVKGDGGKKSSAPRGALEPRGVLVLKTPAGTGNAVTGARACGPWIFSNQVLSCSLRDPAEKASQTCGSSQGSAAPSSAPGAGDEPGSSASTTETALVRVQDERGVSYGVAYYNRHALISARFLSEDADELIDHNFFLSRFRTALQSRMSFSRSFSWSMHGHSQRDTVDVCRSEFHGGDKATEVRDMFFRLVNGEGDGLPGLVVDLYGEYACIQSLTRGMDSLMPLATAALRSLLSLGGILVRRDRPDRALEFPHAEGAGDTDRSFAAWRSEPVVAEGVIPSHVVLAENGCAFAVDLRAQPETGKCWKKLQRAQWKIPRDIALNKKPVGALRRQCLAWYGAPPRWRFDRREFRRQVALLSAGKRVLDLSGHSAACGITCVHLGKADRCVVVDNNEQSAMLALKGMNLNGITSARLEVQQEDVDTWLKNYASRLVSDGDPCYFDVVILDLPNLAWRKSDVPGARASLRQLVETVARVTAPGGYLAITNSSRHYSQGTFLADASVACASAGRDAVLCAEGGAGFDFPVDVRLPRSPELQWTILELSER